A genomic region of Microbacterium schleiferi contains the following coding sequences:
- a CDS encoding error-prone DNA polymerase yields the protein MGFNNPSVPWSEMERLLSDRRRPKPPPGDGGDSPAWSHKRGPYVAPAIERPAETVPYAELHAHSSFSFLDGASSPEDLAEEAERLGLHALAITDHDGFYGIVRFAEAAEQLSLQTVFGAEMSLELPKPQNGEPDPVGAHLLVLARHEEGYHRLASALTRAQLQGAEKGRPHYDLEQLAAFARGDERLDGFSGSRGRSEWAVLTGCRKGAVRRALAGGGADAAAAALDELVALFGRESVHVELIDHGNPSDTRDNDILAALAANRGLPLLATNNVHYAAPQRAQLAAAVAAVRANRGLDELDGWLPAHAGAHLRSGAEMAERFARYPGAVAKTVALADDLAFPLRSAKPALPKLPVPEGHTPMSWLRHLVWEAVPRKYPDLASKDRDRIERELGVIEMKDFPGYFLIVHGIVQEARRRGILCQGRGSAANSAICYLLDITAVDAIAYDLPFERFLSSLRDEEPDIDVDFDSDRREEIIQWVYATYGRDRAAQVANVIQYRPKNAVRDMAKALGYSPGQQDAWSKQVERWGASLESGPDHDIPDQVIAYAGELLKAPRHLGIHSGGMVLTERPVGEVVPIEHARMDNRTVIQWDKDDAAWMGLVKFDLLGLGMLAALQYCFDMIHAATGERWELATLPKEEAAVYDMLCRADSIGVFQVESRAQMGLLPRLQPRRFYDLVIEIALIRPGPIQGGAVHPFVRRKLGDEKVTYPHPKLEPVLERTLGVPVFQEQLMQMAVAIGDCTPEDADLLRRAMGSKRGLERIESLREKLYEGMARNGLVGEDADAIYAKIQAFANFGFAESHSLSFGLLVYASSWIKLHYPAAFLAGLLRAQPMGFYSPATLVSDARRHGVEVRRPDLHASGVWAGVEPVTPGEASVERQPTGMDACTHRIQPPVGRFDRNAPDESAAHRRDGGFAVRLGLAGVKGVGQPTAERIVAEREAHGPFRDLRDLVRRTGVTEAQLEALSTAGAFECLGISRREGVWLAGAAAQDRAEYLPDSLVSVQPPLFTDPTSYDILAADLWATGISTDDHPLTHYRAPLDARGVLTSRELRAHETGRRIEVAGLVTHRQRPATASGITFLNLEDEHGVVNIICSVGVWNRYRRVARDAPALIVRGMLERSPEGVTNVLADRFEDLRVGVQHRSRDFH from the coding sequence ATGGGGTTCAACAATCCATCGGTGCCGTGGTCGGAGATGGAACGGTTGCTCAGCGACCGCCGGCGTCCGAAGCCGCCACCCGGGGACGGCGGCGACAGCCCGGCGTGGTCGCACAAGCGCGGGCCGTACGTCGCCCCGGCGATCGAGCGCCCTGCCGAGACGGTTCCGTATGCCGAACTGCACGCGCACTCCTCGTTCTCGTTCCTCGACGGGGCGTCTTCCCCCGAGGATCTCGCCGAAGAGGCCGAGCGGCTCGGCTTGCACGCGCTCGCGATCACCGACCACGACGGGTTCTACGGCATCGTCCGGTTCGCCGAGGCCGCCGAGCAACTGAGCCTGCAGACGGTGTTCGGCGCGGAGATGTCCCTCGAACTCCCCAAGCCGCAAAACGGCGAACCCGATCCCGTCGGTGCGCACCTGCTCGTGCTGGCCCGCCACGAGGAGGGGTACCACCGTCTCGCGTCGGCCCTCACCCGGGCTCAGCTCCAGGGAGCGGAGAAGGGCCGCCCGCACTACGACCTCGAACAGCTCGCCGCGTTCGCCCGAGGAGACGAGCGTCTCGACGGGTTCTCGGGCAGCCGGGGCCGTTCGGAGTGGGCGGTGCTCACCGGATGCCGCAAGGGTGCCGTTCGTCGTGCGTTGGCAGGCGGTGGCGCGGATGCTGCGGCCGCCGCCCTCGACGAGCTGGTCGCCCTCTTCGGGCGAGAGTCGGTGCACGTCGAACTGATCGACCACGGCAACCCGTCGGACACGCGGGACAACGACATCCTCGCCGCGCTCGCCGCCAACCGCGGCCTGCCGCTGCTCGCAACCAACAACGTCCACTACGCCGCCCCGCAGCGGGCGCAGCTGGCGGCGGCCGTTGCCGCGGTGCGCGCGAACCGGGGCCTCGACGAGCTCGATGGATGGCTCCCCGCCCATGCCGGCGCGCACCTGCGTTCGGGCGCCGAGATGGCCGAACGCTTCGCCCGGTACCCGGGCGCCGTCGCGAAGACGGTGGCGCTCGCCGATGACCTCGCCTTTCCGCTGCGGAGCGCAAAGCCGGCCCTCCCGAAACTCCCCGTCCCCGAGGGGCACACCCCGATGAGCTGGCTCCGGCACCTGGTCTGGGAGGCGGTTCCCCGCAAGTACCCCGACCTGGCGTCGAAAGATCGTGACCGCATCGAACGGGAACTCGGCGTCATCGAGATGAAGGACTTCCCCGGCTACTTCCTCATTGTTCACGGCATCGTGCAGGAGGCGCGGCGTCGCGGCATCCTGTGCCAGGGGCGAGGGTCGGCGGCCAACAGTGCCATCTGCTACCTGCTGGACATCACCGCCGTCGACGCGATCGCCTACGACCTGCCGTTCGAGCGGTTCCTCTCGAGCCTGCGCGACGAAGAACCCGACATCGATGTCGACTTCGATTCCGACCGGCGCGAAGAGATCATCCAGTGGGTCTACGCGACCTATGGCCGGGACCGGGCGGCGCAGGTCGCGAACGTCATCCAGTACCGCCCCAAGAACGCCGTGCGCGATATGGCCAAGGCGCTCGGGTACTCGCCGGGGCAGCAGGATGCCTGGTCCAAGCAGGTCGAGCGTTGGGGGGCGTCGTTGGAGAGTGGCCCCGACCACGACATTCCGGATCAGGTCATCGCGTACGCGGGGGAGCTGCTCAAGGCGCCGCGGCATCTCGGCATCCATTCGGGCGGCATGGTTCTCACGGAGCGACCCGTCGGCGAGGTCGTGCCGATCGAGCACGCGCGCATGGACAATCGCACCGTCATCCAGTGGGACAAAGACGACGCCGCCTGGATGGGCCTGGTGAAATTCGATCTGCTGGGCCTCGGGATGCTCGCGGCGCTGCAGTACTGCTTCGACATGATCCATGCCGCCACGGGGGAGAGGTGGGAGCTGGCGACGCTGCCCAAGGAGGAGGCCGCGGTCTACGACATGCTGTGCCGGGCCGATTCGATCGGGGTGTTCCAGGTGGAGTCGCGCGCACAGATGGGGTTGCTCCCGCGCCTGCAGCCGCGCCGGTTCTATGACCTCGTGATCGAGATTGCCCTCATCCGCCCCGGCCCGATCCAGGGCGGCGCGGTGCATCCGTTCGTGCGTCGCAAGCTCGGGGACGAGAAGGTCACCTACCCGCATCCGAAGCTCGAGCCGGTGCTCGAACGCACGCTCGGGGTGCCGGTGTTCCAGGAGCAGCTCATGCAGATGGCCGTCGCGATCGGCGACTGCACGCCCGAGGATGCCGACCTGCTGCGCCGCGCGATGGGCTCCAAACGCGGGCTGGAACGGATCGAGTCGCTGCGCGAGAAGCTCTATGAGGGGATGGCCCGCAACGGCCTCGTCGGAGAGGATGCCGACGCGATCTACGCGAAGATCCAGGCGTTCGCGAACTTCGGGTTCGCCGAGTCGCACTCCCTCTCGTTCGGCCTCCTCGTCTATGCCAGCTCGTGGATCAAGCTGCACTACCCGGCGGCGTTTTTGGCGGGACTGCTGCGCGCCCAGCCGATGGGGTTCTACTCGCCGGCGACCCTCGTCTCGGATGCCCGCCGCCACGGTGTCGAGGTGCGCCGCCCCGACCTTCATGCTTCGGGCGTGTGGGCCGGGGTCGAGCCGGTCACACCGGGCGAGGCATCCGTCGAACGCCAACCCACGGGAATGGATGCCTGCACGCACCGCATCCAGCCGCCGGTCGGCCGGTTCGACAGGAATGCGCCGGACGAATCCGCCGCGCACCGGCGTGATGGCGGCTTCGCGGTGCGGCTGGGGCTGGCGGGCGTCAAGGGAGTGGGGCAGCCCACCGCCGAACGGATTGTCGCCGAGCGTGAGGCCCACGGTCCGTTCCGGGATCTGCGAGATCTCGTGCGCCGGACGGGGGTGACCGAGGCGCAGCTGGAGGCGCTCTCTACGGCGGGGGCTTTCGAGTGTCTCGGGATCTCACGCCGGGAGGGCGTGTGGCTGGCGGGCGCTGCCGCGCAGGACCGCGCCGAGTACCTGCCCGACTCTCTCGTATCGGTACAGCCTCCCCTGTTCACCGATCCGACGAGCTACGACATCCTCGCCGCAGATCTCTGGGCCACCGGGATCTCGACCGACGACCATCCGCTGACGCACTACCGCGCTCCCTTGGATGCCCGGGGCGTGCTTACCTCGCGCGAGCTCCGCGCTCACGAAACGGGGCGGCGCATCGAGGTCGCGGGTCTCGTGACCCACCGGCAGCGCCCGGCGACGGCATCCGGGATCACCTTCCTCAACCTCGAAGACGAGCACGGTGTCGTCAACATCATCTGCTCGGTCGGTGTCTGGAATCGCTATCGACGCGTCGCCCGGGACGCTCCCGCACTCATCGTGCGCGGGATGCTGGAACGCTCACCCGAGGGGGTCACGAACGTGCTCGCCGACCGTTTCGAAGACCTGCGCGTCGGCGTGCAGCATCGCTCACGCGACTTCCACTGA